The proteins below come from a single Ciona intestinalis unplaced genomic scaffold, KH HT001064.1, whole genome shotgun sequence genomic window:
- the LOC100178603 gene encoding uncharacterized protein LOC100178603 codes for MTSNKPETIPRMRHHHEDEAPIRHNTLLSPDMSSVELEPRQAFDDDVMKKHRNQFCKTRYYCVIGVAIVFLCFTIGFYSSIVDDSDAMTPRDIIDYDVDLTLDEEVTDDDVVDDVVDDADILAEAKSKFDAEDSKSFVIVVGDENVEVTLDQDGSIVLPDGKNLNPHDRNHWEVIQAVLGDAYYDYDVDQKDDNETDSNAALAADAGLKYVPPDVDEEHEHDDDCEQTISVNVADETGDSPSNETGNS; via the exons ATGACTTCGAACAAACCGGAGACGATTCCACGGATGAGACATCACCACGAGGATGAAG CCCcaatacgtcacaataccctATTATCACCTGACATGTCGAGCGTTGAACTTGAACCACGTCAAGCGTtcgatgatgacgtcatgaagaaacatagaaatcaattttgtaaaacaag GTATTATTGCGTCATTGGGGTAGCGATAGTCTTCCTTTGCTTCACAATCGGCTTCTATTCATCCATTGTTGACGATTCTGACGCAATGACACCCCGTGATATAATAGATTATGACGTCGACCTGACGTTGGATGAG GAAGTGACGGATGATGACGTAGTTGATGACGTAGTCGATGACGCAG ATATATTAGCGGAAGCGAAATCGAAATTCGACGCCGAAGATTCGAAATCCTTCGTGATTGTTGTCGGCGACGAAAACGTTGAG GTCACACTGGATCAAGACGGTAGCATAGTGTTGCCAGATGGAAAAAACTTGAATCCACACGACCGGAACCACTGGGAGGTTATTCAAGCCGTGCTCGGTGATGCGTATTATGATTATGACGTAGATCAAAAGGACGACAATGAG ACGGACAGCAACGCCGCCCTAGCGGCTGATGCAGGTTTAAAATACGTGCCACCAGATGTCGATGAAGAGCATGAACACGATGACGATTGTGAACAAACAATATCTGTGAATGTTGCTGACGAAACAGGGGATTCCCCATCCAACGAAACGGGAAATTCTTAA
- the LOC100180969 gene encoding BTB/POZ domain-containing protein kctd15-like isoform X2, translating into MKRSQDKKIHFADGPSIVGVASPAVPGSIHQNIQYPLKKKLRHAISAPPMPEHDGRRITKRTDKPPTSNDTRPPRTPPDIRYNQPNIRTTPNHEQPTLVGVPKAAVPSRYAAPVHIDVGGHIYTSSLETLTKFPDSKLGRLFSGAEPIVLDTLKQHYFIDRDGNMFRHILNFLRTSNLALPDDFHELDQLLQEARFFELKLMVGQLEQFKESRRVSKTHKDCVVIRTVPDLGERICLGGNKSIIASIFPEVYDVITSADKCTWNQDPTHVIRFPINAFCQINSIKVLETFLSSGFSILAASGGGSESSSHFTEWVVARPRHNHDDVINTTSSTSTNKNSKLNSKT; encoded by the exons ATGAAACGCAGTCAGGATAAGAAGATACATTTCGCCGATGGTCCTTCAATAGTGGGGGTAGCCAGCCCTGCGGTTCCAG GTTCGATCCACCAAAACATCCAATACCCGCTGAAGAAGAAGTTGAGACACGCGATATCCGCTCCTCCCATGCCAGAACATGACGGAAGAAGGATAACGAAG AGAACGGACAAACCACCGACATCGAACGACACTCGACCACCGCGTACGCCTCCCGATATCCGATACAATCAACCTAACATACGAACCACACCTAACCATGAACAACCTAC GTTAGTAGGGGTACCGAAGGCAGCTGTACCAAGTAGATACGCCGCACCTGTTCATATAGACGTGGGCGGCCACATATATACGTCGTCCTTGGAAACTTTAACAAAGTTCCCGGATTCCAAACTCGGGAGGTTGTTTAGTGGAGCGGAG CCGATCGTCCTCGACACATTGAAACAACATTACTTCATCGATCGAGACGGAAACATGTTTCGTCACATCCTCAACTTCCTACGAACCTCCAACCTTGCGTTACCCGATGATTTCCATGAACTGGATCAACTCTTGCAGGAAGCAAGATTCTTTGAGTTGAAACTCATGGTGGGACAACTTGAGCAGTTCAAGGAGAGCAGACGGGTTTCGAAGACGCATAAA GATTGCGTTGTCATTCGTACCGTACCCGACCTTGGTGAGAGAATTTGTCTCGGTGGGAACAAATCAATCATCGCCTCCATTTTCCCGGaagtatatgacgtcatcacatcAGCTGATAAATGCACTTGGAACCAAGATCCTACCCACGTGATTCGGTTCCCCATCAACGCGTTTTGTCAAATCAACTCAATCAAG GTGCTGGAAACCTTCCTTAGTTCTGGCTTCTCCATCCTCGCGGCGTCAGGTGGCGGTAGTGAGTCGTCATCGCATTTCACTGAGTGGGTTGTAGCTCGCCCACGTCATAatcatgatgacgtcatcaatacCACGTCTTCAACCTCAACCAATAAGAACTCAAAACTTAATTCGAAGACATGA
- the LOC100183319 gene encoding conserved oligomeric Golgi complex subunit 8, which yields MDQVSPHVDIDDESILTSIFKNDFNDEEIINPEFFKYLSTLCTFDVGRLAHEPVRLDAEKQGVLESTQNLAFHNYKTFIRTAKCSKDIYDDFSLVETRLQGLIEKMPQFADRGGQFIKEATDIVSVRQANSLTLTRHTGLLEILEIPQLMDTCVRNQYYEDALELMFFVKRFGKKLFVSDIPALNTVIGDVQRTTQLMLEQLLNQLHSTLSLPACLKTVGFIRRLDCFSEVELRVKFLQARNSWLDGLLAAVPSGGGELEAFERITKIIEVCRVHLFDIVTQYRAIFTDDMDVYLFNKTEDASSANIFYCWMNYRVNCFLKSLDESLEIGVGTRLDSLLGQCMYFGQSFSRVGADFRNLLIKKFHKVYLKIFTEGIEVSTQHFHTNMMSYSFTATTRFDKTIERATSVDKSEAPPVQLLEYPPLAEYVNNVLGLFNNFRVGCPVFMLVDIPMLLDASLVKVAESIAMFYKTEESGFSERELSCFVLFCDVFKDTVIPHLNSCLVNLFPNNSMMELLGSTSVSLRSCGDATVIGNILPKFPEPNVEETVAETPDPPVVVDGQT from the coding sequence ATGGATCAGGTATCCCCCCACGTCGACATAGATGATGAAAGTATCCTCACCTCAATATTTAAGAACGATTTCAATGATGAAGAAATTATCAACCCTgagtttttcaaatatttgtcAACTTTATGTACGTTCGATGTTGGCAGGTTGGCCCACGAACCCGTGAGGTTGGATGCGGAGAAACAAGGTGTGTTGGAAAGCACGCAGAACCTTGCGTTTCATAACTACAAGACTTTCATACGAACCGCTAAATGTTCCAAAGATATTTACGATGATTTCAGTTTAGTCGAGACTCGATTACAAGGTCTTATTGAGAAGATGCCGCAGTTCGCTGATCGGGGGGGACAGTTTATAAAGGAAGCAACCGACATTGTTTCTGTGCGGCAAGCTAACTCGCTCACATTAACGCGACACACTGGGTTGTTGGAGATATTAGAAATACCACAACTCATGGACACTTGTGTAAGAAACCAATATTATGAAGATGCATTGGAATTAATGTTCTTCGTGAAAAGATTCGGGAAGAAATTGTTCGTGAGTGATATCCCAGCTTTGAACACGGTGATTGGTGACGTGCAACGAACCACACAACTcatgttggagcaattattgAACCAACTCCATTCAACTTTATCTCTGCCCGCTTGTCTCAAAACTGTCGGCTTCATTCGAAGGTTGGATTGCTTCAGTGAAGTTGAACTGAGGGTGAAGTTTCTCCAAGCGAGGAATTCATGGTTGGATGGTTTGTTGGCTGCAGTGCCATCTGGTGGTGGGGAGTTGGAGGCGTTCGAACGAATAACGAAAATCATTGAAGTGTGTCGAGTTCATCTGTTCGATATCGTGACACAGTATCGAGCGATATTCACCGACGATATGGACGTTTATCTTTTCAATAAAACTGAAGATGCATCGAGTGCGAATATATTTTACTGCTGGATGAATTACAGGGTCAACTGTTTCCTTAAATCTTTGGATGAAAGTTTAGAGATCGGCGTTGGGACCAGACTTGATTCACTACTGGGACAATGTATGTACTTTGGGCAATCTTTTAGCAGAGTTGGCGCTGACTTTCGAAACTTACTGATTAAAAAGTTtcacaaagtttatttaaagatcTTCACGGAAGGCATCGAGGTTTCCACCCAACATTTTCACACCAACATGATGTCGTATTCATTCACAGCAACTACAAGGTTTGATAAAACAATTGAACGAGCGACAAGCGTCGATAAAAGTGAAGCACCCCCAGTACAGTTGCTGGAGTATCCACCATTAGCTGAATATGTGAACAATGTGTTaggtttgtttaataacttCCGCGTTGGATGTCCAGTGTTCATGTTGGTTGACATACCGATGTTACTGGACGCTTCGTTGGTCAAAGTGGCGGAATCCATtgcaatgttttataaaactgagGAATCTGGTTTTAGTGAGCGGGAACTTTCgtgctttgttttattttgtgatgTTTTCAAAGACACAGTGATTCCACATCTAAACTCGTGTCTCGTTAATTTGTTTCCAAATAATTCAATGATGGAATTGCTTGGTTCCACCTCTGTTTCACTCCGATCCTGTGGTGACGCCACCGTTATCGGGAATATATTGCCAAAGTTCCCCGAACCCAATGTTGAAGAAACTGTGGCAGAGACACCCGACCCCCCCGTTGTTGTTGACGGTCAAACATAA
- the LOC100180969 gene encoding BTB/POZ domain-containing protein kctd15-like isoform X1: MKRSQDKKIHFADGPSIVGVASPAVPGSIHQNIQYPLKKKLRHAISAPPMPEHDGRRITKQRTDKPPTSNDTRPPRTPPDIRYNQPNIRTTPNHEQPTLVGVPKAAVPSRYAAPVHIDVGGHIYTSSLETLTKFPDSKLGRLFSGAEPIVLDTLKQHYFIDRDGNMFRHILNFLRTSNLALPDDFHELDQLLQEARFFELKLMVGQLEQFKESRRVSKTHKDCVVIRTVPDLGERICLGGNKSIIASIFPEVYDVITSADKCTWNQDPTHVIRFPINAFCQINSIKVLETFLSSGFSILAASGGGSESSSHFTEWVVARPRHNHDDVINTTSSTSTNKNSKLNSKT; the protein is encoded by the exons ATGAAACGCAGTCAGGATAAGAAGATACATTTCGCCGATGGTCCTTCAATAGTGGGGGTAGCCAGCCCTGCGGTTCCAG GTTCGATCCACCAAAACATCCAATACCCGCTGAAGAAGAAGTTGAGACACGCGATATCCGCTCCTCCCATGCCAGAACATGACGGAAGAAGGATAACGAAG CAGAGAACGGACAAACCACCGACATCGAACGACACTCGACCACCGCGTACGCCTCCCGATATCCGATACAATCAACCTAACATACGAACCACACCTAACCATGAACAACCTAC GTTAGTAGGGGTACCGAAGGCAGCTGTACCAAGTAGATACGCCGCACCTGTTCATATAGACGTGGGCGGCCACATATATACGTCGTCCTTGGAAACTTTAACAAAGTTCCCGGATTCCAAACTCGGGAGGTTGTTTAGTGGAGCGGAG CCGATCGTCCTCGACACATTGAAACAACATTACTTCATCGATCGAGACGGAAACATGTTTCGTCACATCCTCAACTTCCTACGAACCTCCAACCTTGCGTTACCCGATGATTTCCATGAACTGGATCAACTCTTGCAGGAAGCAAGATTCTTTGAGTTGAAACTCATGGTGGGACAACTTGAGCAGTTCAAGGAGAGCAGACGGGTTTCGAAGACGCATAAA GATTGCGTTGTCATTCGTACCGTACCCGACCTTGGTGAGAGAATTTGTCTCGGTGGGAACAAATCAATCATCGCCTCCATTTTCCCGGaagtatatgacgtcatcacatcAGCTGATAAATGCACTTGGAACCAAGATCCTACCCACGTGATTCGGTTCCCCATCAACGCGTTTTGTCAAATCAACTCAATCAAG GTGCTGGAAACCTTCCTTAGTTCTGGCTTCTCCATCCTCGCGGCGTCAGGTGGCGGTAGTGAGTCGTCATCGCATTTCACTGAGTGGGTTGTAGCTCGCCCACGTCATAatcatgatgacgtcatcaatacCACGTCTTCAACCTCAACCAATAAGAACTCAAAACTTAATTCGAAGACATGA
- the LOC100176284 gene encoding exosome complex component RRP45 — MPMRDVAFSKREHEFVVEALTKKIRIDGRGMLEYRGITIHFSLDHGCCVVNMGGTKVMAQVAAELCRPRESRQSEGSLGVQVEMSMMAAPHLDPAKPGDSGAELQQMLERSIVMSQAVDLEELCVRVGEKSWNIQIFVHVLSHDGNLLDCATIASMTSLKHFKRPDVSVVGQEVTIHKFEDKHPIPLTLHHVPFCVSFAFFQGGGLMVVDPTLNEEKVMDGKLMVAVNKHKEVCCLQMNGQLQLSKEQILNCTNIASTKAQTFYDIMETSLENDQKQKAKGNTRSTMMSSRKQETKKPQTIKLLPINNKPNNGRCDIIDNKSHDEPPPTWLTQHDSSTASIGEGLVNTWEGGDDVIKALRSPPPDDITPDDVMSSSDEEVTLMLD; from the exons ATGCCGATGCGAGATGTTGCGTTTTCGAAACGCGAGCACGAGTTTGTTGTTGAAGCTTTAACAAAGAAGATAAGGATTGACGGTCGTGGAATGTTGGAGTACCGAGGTATTACCATCCACTTCTCCCTTGACCATGGGTGTTGTGTGGTGAACATGGGAGGAACCAAGGTTATGGCGCAAGTGGCTGCTGAGCTGTGTAGACCGAGGGAAAGTCGTCAAAGTGAGGGAAGTCTCGGGGTTCAGGTTGAGATGTCAATGATGGCCGCCCCTCATTTGGATCCTGCTAAACCAG GTGACAGTGGAGCTGAACTTCAACAAATGTTGGAACGAtcgattgtgatgtcacaagctGTTGATTTGGAGGAACTTTGCGTCAGGGTCGGCGAGAAATCGtggaatattcaaatattcgtTCATGTTTTGTCACATGACGGGAACTTACTTGATTGCGCAACAATTGcctctatgacatcactaaaGCATTTTAAACGACCAGATGTTTCAGTTGTTGGTCAG GAAGTTACAATTCACAAGTTTGAAGATAAACACCCGATCCCACTCACTCTTCATCACGTCCCGTTCTGTGTTTCATTCGCATTCTTTCAAG GCGGTGGTTTGATGGTGGTTGATCCGACATTGAACGAGGAAAAAGTTATGGACGGGAAGTTGATGGTGGCCGTGAATAAGCATAAAGAAGTTTGTTGTTTACAAATGAACGGACAACTTCAGCTGAGTAAAGAACAG ATATTGAACTGCACGAACATCGCTTCCACGAAGGCGCAAACCTTCTATGACATCATGGAGACAAGTTTAGAAAACGATCAGAAACAAAAAGCGAAGGGGAATACCCGGTCCACCATGATGTCATCAAG aaaacaagaaacaaagaaaCCTCAAACAATTAAACTTCTTCCgataaacaataaaccaaACAATGGccgttgtgacatcatagacaATAAGTCACATGACGAACCTCCTCCCACTTGGTTGACTCAACACGACagctcgacagcgagcatagGTGAGGGGTTGGTGAACACTTGGGAGGggggtgatgatgtcatcaaggCCCTCCGTTCCCCCCCAcctgatgacatcacacccgATGATGTCATGAGTTCTAGTGATGAAGAAGTTACGCTCATGTTGGATTAA
- the LOC108950821 gene encoding uncharacterized protein LOC108950821 has product MSDKKQQEPFRLNIKTTAGHVTHTVEQPSVSQVTSSLQDMQINPQGSRGGVTSRKTTIEDIFASDGGRLLQEQKGIKFDPAVIGPKDRLNHYRCCMLVGETKEAIQIKEQLKTVLKEKYETTPIRIRTFADTIRGEGRDTEAILFYQIAADFYRNQSKAGLVGIKNCARGIKNSIKTLVSRDEELKPIVLTHVIPLMRDMREMIRRSDDASEEERRLWEVFCLHYIEFCEYLVGDVNSSETTCKEAIDIMESIFKESAGKYKVYGLCLNNLGYTYANTSRPIDACECYRKAIAAYEKAEDINDDKRAKEIARSKENLKRVRNELQPSVSQATSSLQNMQINPQDHQQPAQPKTQIGNDIGSNIAPGSYPCGHCALCGNHKKKTQKHGYSYQDS; this is encoded by the exons ATGTcggataaaaaacaacaagagcCATTTAGGTTGAACATAAAAACCACCGCAG GACACGTGACCCACACGGTTGAGCAACCAAGCGTATCGCAAGTTACGTCATCGTTGCAAGATATGCAAATTAACCCACAAg GATCACGTGGTggagtgacgtcacgaaaaacaACGATTGAAGATATTTTTGCCTCAG atGGCGGTCGACTACTGCAAGAACAGAAAGGTATAAAGTTCGACCCAGCTGTTATTGGACCCAAGGATCGGCTCAACCATTACCGATGTTGTATGTTGGTTGGAGAGACGAAAGAAGCGATTCAAATCAAAGAACAACTGAAGACAGTATTAAAAgagaaatatgaaacaacGCCCATTAGAATCAGAACATTTGCTGACACTATCAGGGGTGAAGGGAGAGACACGGAAgcgattttgttttatcaaatcGCTGCCGACTTTTATAGAAATCAGTCGAAAGCAGGTTTGGTCGGGATAAAGAATTGCGCAAGGGGGATCAAAAATTCTATCAAGACACTGGTATCACGTGACGAAGAATTGAAACCGATCGTTCTAACCCACGTGATTCCACTGATGCGTGACATGCGAGAAATGATTCGACGATCTGATGATGCCAGTGAGGAAGAACGGCGTTTGTGggaagttttttgtttgcattaTATCGAATTCTGTGAGTATTTGGTTGGTGATGTTAATAGTAGCGAAACAACATGTAAGGAAGCGATCGATATAATGGAGAGCATTTTCAAGGAGAGCGCTGGAAAGTATAAGGTGTACGGGCTCTGTTTGAACAATCTCGGTTACACGTATGCAAACACTTCCCGACCCATCGATGCATGCGAATGTTACCGCAAAGCTATTGCAGCTTATGAGAAAGCTGAGGATATCAATGATGATAAAAGAGCTAAAGAGATTGCCAGAAGCAAAGAAAACTTGAAACGAGTTAGAAATGAACTTCAACCAAGCGTATCGCAAGCTACGTCATCGTTACAAAATATGCAAATTAACCCGCAAG ATCACCAGCAGCCCGCTCAACCAAAGACCCAGATCGGCAACGACATTGGATCCAACATTGCTCCCGGTTCGTATCCCTGCGGCCACTGTGCTCTTTGTGGcaaccacaaaaaaaaaacgcaaaagcATGGTTACTCCTACCAGGATTCTTGA